One Saimiri boliviensis isolate mSaiBol1 chromosome 17, mSaiBol1.pri, whole genome shotgun sequence genomic window carries:
- the SUPT4H1 gene encoding transcription elongation factor SPT4, translating into MALETVPKDLRHLRACLLCSLVKTIDQFEYDGCDNCDAYLQMKGNREMVYDCTSSSFDGIIAMMSPEDSWVSKWQRVSNFKPGVYAVSVTGRLPQGIVRELKSRGVAYKSRDTAIKT; encoded by the exons ATGGCCCTGGAGACCGTGCCAAAGGACCTGCGGCATCTGCGGGCCTGTTTGCTGTGTTCACTGGTCAAG ACTATAGACCAGTTTGAATATGATGGTTGTGACAATTGTGATGCGTATCTACAAATGAAGGGTAACCGGGAGATGGTATACGACTGCACCAGCTCTTCCTTTGATGG AATCATTGCGATGATGAGTCCAGAGGACAGCTGGGTCTCCAAGTGGCAGCGAGTCA gtAACTTTAAGCCGGGTGTATATGCAGTGTCAGTCACCGGTCGCCTGCCCCAAG GAATCGTGCGGGAGCTGAAAAGTCGAGGAGTGGCCTACAAATCCAGAGACACAGCTATAAAGACCTAG